In Mycobacterium gallinarum, a single window of DNA contains:
- a CDS encoding DUF4286 family protein: MPRGIMYVETMPASPDREAEYHKWYNDTHLAQILSVEGIVSARRFAPNDGEGPFIAIYELDCDDLDAAVQRLGELGATGTMTGLDNLAMDPKPIPKVYREIGSLGP; encoded by the coding sequence GTGCCCAGAGGGATCATGTACGTCGAGACGATGCCGGCCTCGCCGGATCGTGAAGCCGAGTACCACAAGTGGTACAACGACACACACCTGGCGCAGATCCTGTCGGTGGAGGGCATCGTGTCCGCGCGTCGGTTCGCACCCAACGATGGCGAAGGCCCCTTCATCGCGATCTATGAGCTCGACTGCGACGACCTCGATGCCGCCGTGCAGAGACTCGGGGAACTCGGCGCCACCGGAACCATGACGGGACTGGACAACCTCGCCATGGACCCGAAGCCGATTCCCAAGGTGTACCGCGAGATCGGGTCGCTGGGCCCATGA
- a CDS encoding acyl-CoA dehydrogenase family protein gives MNLELTDEQTALRDTLRRYLAEKASLATYVRPLLDDENAGADSVWRGLAAMGVTGLLVPEERDGAGMTMVEAGVVAEELGAALYPGPWLSTAVAATRALVRTGADGNAAVLLAGIANGSTVTTVGPLFGPRPTAMDGPRLHGSVTGLPDANDADIILVFADEPDGIGLYSVDTSSESITMASCAHIDPTRVLADVTFDSTSARRLASVPADVLRAIVDDVVIAYAADALGAATAVMNLAIEYAKVRKQFDQPIGSFQAVQHLCVDMYEAVELARSGVIHALWAADAADPAEHHLAALRAKAFAGRLTAVGDIAIQVFGGIGFTWEHDAHLYLKRLLGWSGFLGAPDRYLEEIGKGLQ, from the coding sequence ATGAACCTCGAACTCACCGACGAACAGACCGCCCTACGGGACACCCTGCGGCGTTATCTTGCCGAAAAGGCAAGCCTGGCAACATATGTCCGGCCGCTACTCGACGACGAGAATGCTGGAGCGGATTCGGTCTGGCGCGGGCTGGCGGCGATGGGCGTGACGGGCTTGCTGGTCCCGGAGGAGCGCGACGGCGCAGGCATGACGATGGTCGAGGCCGGGGTGGTCGCCGAAGAACTGGGGGCCGCGTTGTACCCGGGCCCGTGGTTGTCCACCGCCGTCGCGGCGACGCGAGCCCTGGTGCGCACCGGTGCCGACGGGAATGCCGCCGTATTGCTCGCCGGCATCGCGAACGGTTCCACCGTCACCACCGTCGGGCCGCTGTTCGGTCCCCGGCCGACAGCGATGGACGGCCCCAGACTGCACGGCAGCGTCACCGGCCTGCCGGACGCCAACGATGCCGACATCATCCTGGTGTTCGCCGACGAACCCGACGGCATCGGGTTGTACTCCGTCGACACCTCGTCCGAGAGCATCACGATGGCGTCGTGCGCGCACATCGACCCGACGCGTGTGCTGGCCGACGTCACGTTCGACAGCACTTCTGCCAGGCGGCTAGCGTCCGTGCCGGCGGACGTGTTGCGGGCGATCGTCGACGACGTCGTGATCGCGTACGCCGCCGACGCGCTCGGTGCGGCGACCGCCGTGATGAACCTCGCCATCGAATACGCCAAGGTGCGAAAGCAATTCGATCAGCCGATCGGAAGCTTTCAAGCCGTCCAGCATCTGTGCGTCGACATGTACGAGGCGGTGGAACTCGCGCGTAGCGGCGTCATCCACGCGTTGTGGGCCGCCGATGCGGCGGATCCCGCGGAGCACCATCTGGCCGCACTGCGCGCCAAGGCGTTCGCCGGCCGGCTGACCGCGGTCGGCGATATAGCGATCCAGGTGTTCGGTGGTATCGGCTTCACGTGGGAGCACGACGCGCACCTTTATCTGAAGCGACTGTTGGGCTGGAGCGGATTCCTCGGTGCACCGGACCGGTATCTCGAGGAGATCGGGAAGGGGTTGCAATGA
- a CDS encoding enoyl-CoA hydratase/isomerase family protein, with translation MDVNETRERIIFEKKGPIASITLNWPEKANAQDQKQVEEIDDALRDADRDYDIKVLILKANGKGFCSGHAIGNNAVDYPEFVEGFKATGMPWKPQTDLFVKPILNLWEFSKPTISQIHGYCVGGGTHYGLTTDIAIASEDAYFSYPPLQGFGMPSGECSIEPWVFMNWRRASYYLYTAETVDANKALEYGLINEVVKREDLDARVEAIARHIAQAPLTTLLATKANIKRAWEMMGMRVHWQSSNDLVALASVSRDVQELIQRVFADKILPSEMAERQAAASKNGDVAT, from the coding sequence ATGGACGTCAACGAGACTCGCGAGCGGATCATCTTCGAAAAGAAGGGTCCCATCGCGTCCATCACCTTGAACTGGCCCGAGAAGGCCAACGCTCAGGACCAGAAGCAGGTCGAGGAGATCGACGATGCGCTTCGGGACGCCGACCGCGATTACGACATCAAGGTTCTGATTTTGAAGGCCAACGGAAAGGGCTTCTGTTCGGGGCACGCCATCGGCAACAACGCCGTCGACTATCCGGAGTTCGTCGAGGGCTTCAAGGCCACCGGTATGCCGTGGAAACCCCAGACCGACTTGTTCGTCAAGCCGATCCTGAACCTGTGGGAGTTCTCCAAGCCCACCATCTCGCAGATCCACGGGTACTGCGTCGGTGGCGGCACCCACTACGGACTGACCACCGATATCGCGATCGCCTCCGAGGACGCCTACTTCTCGTATCCGCCGCTGCAGGGGTTCGGGATGCCGTCGGGTGAATGCTCCATCGAGCCATGGGTTTTCATGAACTGGCGGCGCGCCTCCTATTACCTCTACACCGCCGAGACGGTCGACGCGAACAAGGCGCTCGAGTACGGCCTCATCAACGAGGTGGTCAAGCGCGAAGATCTGGATGCGCGGGTGGAGGCGATCGCCCGCCACATCGCCCAGGCTCCGCTCACCACGCTGCTGGCCACCAAGGCCAACATCAAGCGGGCGTGGGAGATGATGGGCATGCGGGTGCACTGGCAGAGTTCCAACGACCTCGTCGCGCTCGCGTCGGTCAGCAGGGACGTCCAGGAACTCATCCAGCGGGTGTTCGCGGACAAGATCCTGCCGTCGGAGATGGCCGAGCGTCAGGCGGCCGCATCCAAGAACGGCGACGTCGCCACCTAA
- a CDS encoding alpha-ketoacid dehydrogenase subunit beta, protein MDEKEMTMREALNLALDQALAADDRVFLLGEDIADPGASGPTAGLSTKYGHDRVLDTPISEAAIVGAAIGAAIDGLLPVAEIMIMDFIGIAADQLINNAAKLRFMTAGRTTAPITVRTQVYGGLATGATHSQTLEAWFMHIPGMKVIVPSTPRDGKGLLTSAIFDPDPCLFVETIRLQGQKGSVPTDPGFAIPLGQAEIKRPGSDVTLISYGRSVLECLTAAQQLQDLGVNAEVVDLRTLVPLDVETIVESVRRTRRAVVVHDAVQFAGPGAEIVATLQAECFGELTAPIERVGARFVPTPAAAALEAQIYPSAARIVDAAQRALATAVAHG, encoded by the coding sequence ATGGACGAGAAAGAAATGACGATGCGTGAGGCGCTGAACCTCGCGCTGGATCAGGCGCTGGCGGCCGACGATCGGGTGTTCCTGCTCGGCGAGGACATCGCCGATCCGGGAGCTTCGGGCCCGACGGCGGGACTGTCGACGAAGTACGGACACGATCGGGTGCTGGACACGCCGATATCGGAGGCCGCCATCGTCGGCGCCGCGATCGGCGCGGCCATCGACGGACTGCTGCCGGTCGCCGAGATCATGATCATGGACTTCATCGGCATCGCCGCCGACCAGCTGATCAACAACGCCGCCAAACTGCGGTTCATGACCGCGGGGCGCACGACGGCGCCGATCACCGTGCGCACCCAGGTGTACGGCGGACTGGCCACCGGCGCAACGCATTCGCAGACCCTGGAAGCCTGGTTCATGCACATCCCGGGCATGAAGGTCATCGTCCCGTCGACCCCGCGCGACGGTAAGGGCCTATTGACATCTGCGATCTTCGACCCGGATCCGTGCCTGTTCGTCGAAACGATCCGTCTGCAGGGTCAGAAGGGTTCCGTACCAACAGATCCTGGCTTCGCCATTCCGCTGGGCCAGGCCGAGATCAAGCGGCCCGGATCCGACGTCACGCTCATCAGCTACGGCCGCAGCGTGCTCGAATGTCTCACGGCCGCCCAGCAGTTGCAGGACCTGGGCGTGAACGCCGAGGTGGTCGACCTGCGGACCCTGGTGCCACTGGATGTCGAGACCATAGTCGAATCGGTGCGGCGGACCCGCCGCGCGGTGGTCGTGCACGACGCCGTCCAGTTCGCGGGACCGGGTGCGGAGATCGTCGCCACCCTCCAAGCCGAATGCTTCGGCGAGCTCACCGCCCCGATCGAGCGCGTCGGCGCCCGGTTCGTTCCCACGCCGGCTGCAGCGGCGCTGGAGGCGCAGATCTATCCGTCGGCAGCACGGATCGTCGACGCCGCGCAGCGAGCACTGGCGACCGCGGTCGCGCATGGCTGA
- a CDS encoding acyl-CoA dehydrogenase family protein: MDFSYPAEVEPFRKELRAWLSTNLTDEVKTADRHRGRDPQAFETLRAWDATVADAGWGAVSWPQEYGGRGASVLEQLVYAEETTRARAPMPLNVIGMNNIAPAIMQYGTEDQMRRLLPRMMRADDIWCQGMSEPEAGSDLASLRTRATRDADAFVVNGQKIWTSLGHRADWCQLYVRTDPDASKHKGISCLIVDMKSPGIEVRPLVTINGAADFAEVFFTDVRVPADALLGPLNAGWQVATTTLSHERAGAARLYAQMEMQLADLVADLRDHVVDGKPALDNSATLCRLGDVAVRIKYLELLCKRSISAMLHGGDALGSASLAKSVWAELGQDLAELAFDVFGPLGSGGRWMDRRLSSRSLTIAGGTTQITKGITATRVLGLPRR; the protein is encoded by the coding sequence GTGGACTTCTCATATCCAGCGGAGGTGGAGCCCTTCCGCAAGGAGCTGCGCGCTTGGCTGTCCACCAACCTGACCGATGAGGTGAAGACCGCCGACCGGCATCGCGGGCGCGATCCACAGGCGTTCGAGACGCTTCGTGCGTGGGATGCGACGGTGGCCGACGCGGGTTGGGGCGCGGTCTCCTGGCCGCAGGAGTACGGCGGCCGTGGGGCGTCGGTGCTCGAGCAGCTGGTGTACGCCGAGGAAACGACGCGTGCGCGAGCACCCATGCCGCTCAACGTGATCGGCATGAACAACATCGCGCCGGCGATAATGCAATACGGCACCGAGGACCAGATGCGGCGGCTGCTCCCCCGGATGATGCGCGCCGACGACATCTGGTGTCAGGGCATGTCCGAGCCGGAAGCGGGGTCCGACCTGGCGTCACTACGCACCCGCGCGACGCGTGACGCTGACGCCTTCGTCGTCAACGGCCAGAAGATCTGGACCTCGCTGGGCCACCGGGCCGACTGGTGTCAGCTGTACGTCCGCACCGATCCGGACGCTTCGAAGCACAAGGGCATCTCCTGCCTCATCGTTGACATGAAGTCCCCCGGTATCGAGGTCCGGCCGCTGGTGACCATCAACGGTGCCGCCGACTTCGCCGAAGTCTTCTTCACCGACGTCCGGGTGCCCGCCGACGCCCTGCTCGGTCCGCTCAACGCGGGATGGCAGGTCGCCACGACGACCCTGAGCCACGAGCGGGCAGGTGCGGCGAGACTGTATGCACAGATGGAGATGCAGCTGGCCGACCTCGTCGCCGACCTCAGGGACCACGTCGTCGACGGCAAGCCGGCGCTCGACAACAGCGCGACGCTGTGCCGGCTCGGCGACGTCGCGGTCCGCATCAAGTACCTCGAGTTGTTGTGCAAGCGATCGATATCCGCGATGCTGCACGGCGGCGATGCACTCGGCTCGGCCAGCCTGGCCAAGAGTGTGTGGGCCGAACTGGGGCAGGACCTCGCCGAGCTGGCGTTCGACGTGTTCGGGCCGCTCGGCAGCGGCGGCCGATGGATGGACCGTCGGCTCTCGTCGCGCTCGCTGACCATCGCCGGCGGGACGACCCAGATCACCAAGGGCATCACCGCGACCCGCGTCTTGGGGCTGCCAAGACGATGA
- a CDS encoding lipoyl domain-containing protein has protein sequence MAEFVIRIPRTSVAVSEAELTELLVDDGEHVEEGAPLFTVATEKVEQEIEAGASGTVNWTGEVGTIYDIGAEIGVIT, from the coding sequence ATGGCTGAGTTCGTCATTCGGATCCCCCGCACGTCGGTTGCGGTGTCCGAAGCGGAGCTGACCGAGCTGCTGGTCGACGACGGCGAGCACGTGGAGGAAGGTGCTCCGCTCTTCACGGTGGCCACCGAGAAGGTCGAACAGGAGATCGAAGCGGGCGCGTCGGGCACGGTCAATTGGACCGGCGAGGTAGGGACCATCTACGACATCGGCGCTGAAATCGGCGTCATCACGTAA
- a CDS encoding mycofactocin-coupled SDR family oxidoreductase produces the protein MGRVTGKVALVSGAARGQGRSHARTLAAEGADIIAVDICADIETNDYPLARPEDLDETARLVEKEGQRAYTEIADVRDRVGLAAAIDRGVEEFGQLDIVVANAGICPMTAGLTPQAFVDAVDVDLIGVMNLIHASMKHLHAGASVIATGSVAAFMATAVNTSGMDGGPGGAGYAFAKQIVAHYVNDLARTLAPEQIRVNAVHPTNVNTDMLHSPPMYKAFRPDLPNPTREDAEIVFPMIQAMPIPYVEPEDISEAVLFLASDAARYVTGQQLRVDAGGFLKIKPWSGP, from the coding sequence ATGGGCAGGGTGACGGGCAAAGTGGCCCTGGTCAGCGGGGCTGCGCGCGGCCAAGGACGTTCCCACGCGCGAACACTGGCCGCCGAGGGCGCCGACATCATCGCCGTCGACATCTGCGCGGACATCGAGACCAATGACTATCCGCTGGCGCGGCCGGAGGACCTCGACGAAACGGCGCGGCTGGTCGAGAAGGAAGGTCAGCGCGCCTACACCGAGATCGCTGACGTCCGCGACCGCGTCGGACTCGCCGCCGCGATCGACCGCGGCGTCGAAGAGTTCGGCCAACTCGACATCGTGGTCGCCAACGCCGGGATCTGCCCGATGACCGCGGGGCTAACGCCGCAGGCATTCGTCGATGCGGTCGACGTGGACCTCATCGGTGTCATGAACCTCATTCACGCCAGCATGAAGCACCTCCACGCGGGCGCCTCGGTCATCGCCACCGGATCGGTTGCGGCGTTCATGGCGACGGCGGTCAACACCAGCGGCATGGACGGCGGCCCCGGCGGGGCGGGTTATGCCTTCGCCAAACAGATTGTCGCGCACTACGTCAACGATCTCGCCCGCACACTGGCGCCGGAGCAGATCCGTGTGAACGCCGTACATCCCACGAACGTCAACACCGACATGCTGCACAGCCCGCCGATGTACAAGGCGTTTCGACCCGATCTGCCCAATCCCACGCGTGAGGATGCCGAAATCGTCTTCCCGATGATCCAGGCGATGCCGATTCCGTATGTGGAGCCCGAGGACATCAGCGAAGCCGTGCTGTTTCTGGCCAGCGACGCCGCCCGCTATGTCACCGGCCAGCAGCTGCGGGTCGACGCGGGCGGTTTCCTGAAGATCAAGCCGTGGTCAGGCCCATAG
- a CDS encoding acyl-CoA synthetase has product MNISDHATEAADSPAVIAADGETITYGNLYAGSRRVAALLYEAGLRPGDGVALVLPNRPEFFEITWGCQLSGLYYSAVNTHFTADEVAYVIDDSEAKAVFIDESMPELAAHLLEANAGVEVHIGVGAALPGWTSYRDALASAGDAPPISDGTEMLYSSGTTGRPKAVRRPLPTDGQGSWAQKVLEYSLGQRYDMTSSSVYLSPAPLYHAAGINYTMAVHRVGAASILMRKFDAEAVLRHIETCRVTHAQFVPTMFVRMLKLPDEVRAAYDTSSLRCVIHAAAPCPVDVKYKMMEWFGPIIHEYYGGTEGFAGTGIGPEDWLAHPGSVGKPITPVHVLDADGIEVPAGTAGELFFEGGPAFEYFKDPAKTASVSNDRGWRSLGDMGFVDEDGYLYLTDRSTFMIVSGGVNIYPQEVENLLVMHPKLVDAAVFGVPNDEFGEEVKAVVQPIPGVEAGSALEAELIDYCRSHLATYKCPRTIEFDPELPRDPNGKLYKRRIRDRYWQGRASRIV; this is encoded by the coding sequence TTGAACATCTCTGACCATGCTACGGAGGCCGCGGACTCGCCGGCCGTGATCGCTGCAGACGGTGAGACCATCACCTACGGCAACCTTTACGCGGGTAGCCGGCGGGTGGCGGCCCTGCTGTACGAGGCCGGGCTGCGTCCTGGCGACGGTGTCGCACTGGTGCTGCCCAACCGCCCGGAGTTCTTCGAGATCACCTGGGGCTGCCAGCTTTCCGGGTTGTACTACAGCGCGGTCAACACGCATTTCACGGCAGACGAAGTCGCTTACGTGATCGACGACTCCGAAGCGAAGGCGGTCTTCATCGACGAGTCGATGCCTGAACTGGCGGCCCATCTTCTCGAGGCCAATGCGGGTGTCGAGGTGCACATTGGCGTCGGTGCCGCGTTGCCGGGCTGGACGTCGTACCGCGACGCGCTGGCATCGGCGGGTGATGCCCCGCCGATTTCGGACGGCACCGAGATGCTCTACTCCTCGGGAACCACGGGGCGGCCCAAGGCCGTTCGACGACCACTGCCGACCGACGGTCAGGGGTCGTGGGCGCAGAAGGTCCTCGAGTACTCGCTCGGCCAGCGCTACGACATGACCTCGTCCAGCGTCTACCTCTCCCCAGCACCGCTGTATCACGCGGCGGGCATCAACTACACGATGGCAGTACACCGGGTGGGCGCCGCCTCGATCCTGATGCGAAAGTTCGACGCCGAGGCCGTACTGCGGCACATCGAGACGTGCCGCGTCACGCATGCGCAGTTCGTGCCGACGATGTTCGTGCGGATGCTCAAGCTGCCCGACGAGGTCCGCGCCGCCTATGACACGTCGAGCCTGCGGTGCGTGATCCACGCGGCCGCGCCGTGCCCGGTTGACGTCAAGTACAAGATGATGGAGTGGTTCGGCCCGATCATCCACGAGTATTACGGGGGCACAGAAGGATTCGCGGGCACCGGGATCGGACCCGAAGACTGGCTGGCCCACCCCGGTTCGGTGGGCAAACCCATCACCCCTGTGCATGTGCTGGATGCCGACGGGATCGAAGTTCCCGCCGGCACCGCCGGGGAACTCTTCTTCGAGGGGGGACCGGCGTTCGAATACTTCAAGGACCCGGCCAAGACCGCCTCGGTGTCCAACGACCGCGGATGGCGATCACTTGGTGATATGGGATTCGTCGACGAGGACGGCTACCTCTATCTGACTGACAGGTCGACGTTCATGATCGTCTCCGGCGGGGTGAACATCTACCCGCAGGAGGTGGAGAACCTGTTGGTCATGCATCCGAAGCTCGTCGACGCCGCAGTGTTCGGTGTCCCGAACGACGAGTTCGGCGAGGAGGTCAAGGCGGTCGTACAACCGATCCCCGGGGTCGAGGCCGGATCCGCACTCGAGGCCGAGCTGATCGACTACTGCAGATCACACCTCGCGACCTACAAGTGCCCCCGCACCATCGAATTCGATCCGGAACTACCGCGCGATCCCAACGGAAAGCTCTACAAACGGCGCATCCGCGACCGCTACTGGCAGGGCCGCGCGTCGCGCATCGTGTGA
- a CDS encoding enoyl-CoA hydratase-related protein, with the protein MELEAVIYEREPPIARIILNRPDKANTKDAQLVQEVDACLREADRDKEIKVVILKANGKGFCGGHVARWGPDENPYPDFGDTFEDLYKGTADLFLWPTLYLWEFPKPTISQIHGYCMGGGIYLGLLTDFCVASEDAYFQMPLAQSLGEPGGHTMIEPWLLMNWHRTMDWLLLAPTLSAQEALEWGLLNKVVPRDQLEDTVEEMARKIGQIPLTTSMAVKNNVKRAYELMGMRVHLQVSHILTNMVGAATDVQERRRLLIESGKKPRDFIDEA; encoded by the coding sequence ATGGAGCTGGAAGCGGTCATCTACGAACGCGAGCCGCCGATCGCGCGGATCATTCTCAACCGCCCCGACAAGGCCAACACCAAGGACGCGCAGCTCGTGCAGGAGGTCGACGCCTGCCTACGGGAGGCCGACCGCGACAAGGAGATCAAGGTCGTCATCCTGAAGGCCAACGGCAAGGGGTTCTGCGGCGGGCACGTCGCACGGTGGGGTCCGGACGAGAATCCCTATCCCGATTTCGGGGACACATTCGAAGATCTCTACAAGGGCACCGCCGACTTGTTCCTCTGGCCGACGCTGTACCTGTGGGAGTTCCCGAAGCCGACGATCTCGCAGATCCACGGCTACTGCATGGGCGGCGGCATCTATCTCGGCCTGCTCACCGATTTTTGCGTCGCGTCCGAGGATGCGTACTTCCAGATGCCGCTCGCGCAGAGCCTCGGCGAGCCCGGCGGCCACACCATGATCGAGCCGTGGCTGCTGATGAACTGGCATCGCACCATGGACTGGCTTCTGTTGGCGCCCACACTGTCCGCGCAGGAGGCTTTGGAATGGGGCCTGCTGAACAAGGTGGTGCCCCGCGATCAGCTCGAGGACACCGTCGAGGAGATGGCCCGCAAGATCGGCCAGATCCCGCTGACCACGTCAATGGCGGTGAAGAACAACGTCAAGCGGGCCTACGAGCTGATGGGTATGCGGGTGCATCTTCAGGTGAGCCACATCCTGACGAACATGGTCGGCGCAGCCACCGACGTTCAGGAGCGACGCCGTCTGTTGATCGAATCGGGCAAGAAGCCAAGAGATTTCATCGACGAAGCCTAG
- a CDS encoding thiamine pyrophosphate-dependent dehydrogenase E1 component subunit alpha, with amino-acid sequence MTYPTDVQRRIYALMVLMKAADDRLSKGIGTGEFMCVYWPSRGQEAIAAAMGVALREDDQLVTTYRGLHDLIGKGVPLEEIYGEMMGRTVGAGRGKGGTMHIAKPDKGVMLSTGIVGAGPPVAVGLAMAAKRKDTDRVTVVSFGDGATNTGSFHEAANMAALWNLPVVFVCQNNLYAEMTPTHDTMKLGRVADRAAGYGMPGIQVDGNDPLAVLDVLAEAIGKARNGEGPTFIECVTFRFRGHYFGDRMPYIPKDQLSAAMEADPVPRFRKHLIDNGICTDDELSGIDEGALIKVQQALDTVMSAEAPSIDELDRDVYASPIRYPV; translated from the coding sequence ATGACGTATCCGACGGACGTCCAACGCCGGATCTATGCCCTGATGGTGCTGATGAAGGCTGCCGACGACCGGCTGTCCAAGGGCATCGGCACCGGTGAGTTCATGTGTGTGTACTGGCCGTCGCGCGGCCAGGAGGCCATCGCCGCCGCGATGGGTGTCGCGCTGCGTGAGGACGATCAGCTGGTGACGACCTACCGCGGGCTGCACGACCTGATCGGCAAAGGCGTTCCGCTGGAGGAGATCTACGGCGAGATGATGGGGCGCACGGTCGGGGCGGGTCGCGGTAAGGGCGGCACGATGCACATCGCGAAACCTGACAAGGGCGTGATGCTGTCGACGGGCATCGTCGGCGCCGGACCGCCGGTCGCCGTCGGGCTGGCGATGGCGGCCAAGCGCAAGGACACCGACCGCGTCACGGTGGTGAGTTTCGGTGACGGGGCGACGAACACCGGATCGTTCCACGAGGCGGCGAACATGGCTGCCCTGTGGAACCTGCCGGTGGTGTTCGTCTGCCAGAACAACCTATACGCGGAGATGACGCCCACTCACGACACGATGAAGCTCGGCCGTGTCGCCGACCGCGCCGCGGGATACGGGATGCCCGGCATTCAGGTGGACGGCAACGATCCGCTCGCCGTGCTGGACGTGCTCGCCGAGGCGATCGGCAAGGCGCGCAACGGTGAGGGACCCACGTTCATCGAATGCGTGACGTTTCGCTTCCGCGGCCATTACTTCGGCGACCGCATGCCGTACATCCCCAAGGATCAATTGTCGGCGGCGATGGAGGCCGACCCGGTGCCCCGCTTCCGGAAACACCTGATAGACAACGGCATCTGCACCGACGACGAGCTCAGCGGCATCGACGAGGGCGCCCTCATTAAGGTGCAACAGGCTCTGGACACCGTCATGAGCGCCGAGGCGCCGTCGATCGACGAACTCGACCGCGACGTGTACGCGTCCCCGATCCGCTATCCGGTCTGA
- a CDS encoding CaiB/BaiF CoA transferase family protein yields MILSGVRVVELASWTYVPSAGAALADWGADVIKVEDVKAGDPGRALVIGGFTKENARAHIDFILEIGNRGKRSIAVDIKSDTGREYFGRLLATADVFLTNWLPGALERARLTVDDIRSFNPDIIIARGTGTGVRGPDRDKGGFDAATYLSRGGVSYTMTPFGTETPAVQGPGFGDLQGGITLAGGVCAALFHRERTGEPSIVDSSLLAQAMWTIAPSISVADLFDIDGIPGAPPGLAINPLVNRYKTRDGRWIQMVFLQPDRFWAGFCERIGLPELATDERFVPSSNLIANATEACALVGDRLASEDLDHWREVLADEPGVWAALATPKETLNDPQVRPNGYVVANVDDQGNEYQIVAAPVQFNETPPAAARAPEHGQHTEEILLELDLDWDAISAAKDSGAIL; encoded by the coding sequence ATGATTCTCAGTGGTGTGCGTGTCGTCGAATTGGCCTCGTGGACATACGTTCCCTCGGCCGGTGCGGCGCTCGCCGACTGGGGCGCGGACGTCATCAAGGTCGAGGACGTCAAGGCGGGCGATCCGGGTCGGGCACTGGTCATCGGTGGATTCACGAAGGAGAACGCCCGAGCGCACATCGATTTCATCCTCGAGATCGGCAACAGGGGCAAGCGCAGCATTGCCGTCGACATCAAGTCCGACACCGGTCGCGAGTACTTCGGACGCCTGCTGGCCACCGCGGACGTCTTCCTCACCAACTGGCTGCCCGGAGCGCTGGAACGGGCCCGGCTGACCGTCGATGACATCCGCTCGTTCAATCCGGACATCATCATCGCGCGCGGCACCGGCACCGGAGTTCGCGGACCCGACCGCGACAAGGGCGGTTTCGACGCGGCCACCTACCTGTCCCGCGGCGGGGTGTCGTACACCATGACGCCGTTCGGCACCGAGACGCCCGCGGTGCAGGGACCCGGATTCGGTGATCTGCAGGGCGGAATCACGCTCGCCGGAGGTGTGTGTGCCGCTCTGTTCCACCGCGAGCGCACCGGAGAACCCAGCATCGTCGACTCATCCCTGCTGGCGCAGGCGATGTGGACCATCGCGCCGTCGATCTCGGTCGCTGACCTCTTCGACATCGACGGCATCCCCGGCGCACCACCCGGCCTGGCGATCAACCCGCTCGTCAACCGTTACAAGACGCGTGACGGCCGGTGGATCCAGATGGTCTTCCTTCAGCCGGACCGGTTCTGGGCGGGGTTCTGTGAGCGGATCGGCCTGCCGGAACTCGCCACCGACGAACGCTTCGTCCCGTCAAGCAATCTGATCGCCAACGCCACCGAGGCTTGCGCGCTCGTCGGAGACCGTCTGGCCAGCGAGGATCTGGACCACTGGCGCGAGGTGCTCGCCGACGAACCCGGCGTGTGGGCCGCGTTGGCCACGCCGAAGGAGACTCTCAACGATCCGCAGGTCAGGCCGAACGGCTACGTCGTAGCCAACGTCGACGACCAGGGCAACGAGTATCAGATCGTCGCCGCGCCAGTGCAATTCAACGAAACCCCACCCGCGGCCGCACGGGCTCCCGAACATGGGCAGCACACCGAGGAGATCCTGTTGGAACTCGACCTCGATTGGGACGCCATCTCGGCAGCCAAGGACAGCGGAGCGATTCTCTAG